The Solibacillus sp. FSL R7-0668 genome includes the window GGCGGAGCAATTGCAAACACGCGCATTGGAACTTACAACAGCCATTAGTGCACTCGAGCAAACAGAAGGAATCGACACCGTATTACGTGCCTATATCCCTACAGAAGGTGCGATTATCGTGCGTGACGCAAACGACCAGCCCGTCACGCGTCTGCAAACAACGGCCGAAAAAATTGATATAACACTCCAGAAAAACGAGCTCTACACGGTCAAAATAATCGATGGCATTCCCTATATTGCAATGGGCACACCGATGATTTGGCCAGATGAGCAAATTGTCGAGGCAAAATTTATTCAACCATTACCGACCATTACCGAAAATTTAAATCGCTTATTCATCATTTTATTAGTAATGACTCTACTCGCCCTCATTCCGATTTATTTGGCGAGCCAATTACTCGTCAGCTTAATTGTTAAACCGGTTACAAAGCTTACAACAGCGATGGAGCGAAATATTCAGCAATCGAGTTTTGAGCAATTAGCCGTAAATAAGCGCTCAAAGGATGAGATGATGCAGATGACTGCCACATACAACCTATTAATGGCACAGCTAGAAGAATTACACGACAAGCAGCAGCAATTTATAGGCAATGCCTCCCATGAGCTAAAAACACCGTTAACCGTCATCGAAAGCTACGCCAAGCTATTAAAGCGGCGCGGCACCGAAAATGTAGCTGTTACAGAGGAGGCGCTGCAGGCTATCATTCAAGAAAGCGCGAATATGAAGCATCTAATCGAACAAATGCTCACACTTGCTAAATCAGCAGAAACAACAAAAATAACAGTTCGTTCATTTGAGCTCGTACCTTTTTTACAAGCGATTGCTGCCAATGTACAGACCGCCTATCACCGAGAAATTCATGTCAAAGCGCCTGATGCCGTTATTACAACGGATGAAGCAATGCTTAAGCAATTGCTCTTTATTTTTATTGATAATGCAAGAAAATATAGTGATGATGTCATTGAATTGCTCGCTACGATAGATGAGCAATTGCATATTCAAATTCGCGACCAGGGCATCGGGATACCCAAGCAAGATTTACCACATATCTTTAACCGCTTTTACCGCGTTGATAAAGATCGCAACCGAAAAACAGGTGGCGTCGGCATTGGATTATCCGTTGCACAGGAATTAGCACTGCACCTGCAAGCAACGATTGACGTGGAAAGCGAACTCGGTCAGGGAACGATTATTCGTCTATCACTACCACTTCATGGAGGACATTCACATGAGGCTTAAACCTATTTTACTAGTCGCTGCTATTCTTACACTAACGCTCGTTGTCATCCTTGCAGTAAAGCAATTGGCAACACCGCAGCAGCTCACCGTCGCTGAAATGAAGAAGCAAATCGAACAAAGCTATAACGCTGAAGTATTAACGCTTGTTGAAAAGTCTGAGCATTTCGTTGCCTCGTTTAAACAGAACGGCTCCATTTTTGAAGTGTCGATTGACGATGAAACCGGGCAATTATCCGAGCTCGTGCTTATTCAACAAAACAGTGCACCACCAGCCGAAAACAAGCCCGAACAGCAGGCGAGCCAGCCGCAACCCCCTACCGTTCTAACAAAGCAGCAGGCGATTGACATAGCACTGAAGGAAGTGTCTGGAGAAATCGATTCGGTTGATTTTGAGAATACGTCAGATGGCGGGTATTATTTTGTGGAAGTCGAGCAAGAACATCAGGAAATTACGGTTCAAATTCATGCCATTACCGGAAAAATTTTATCAATTCAATCGGATGATTAATTTTCTCATCAAATTCTAATTTACTTCTCATATTGTTCTCATCTTCATTTCTTATACTAAGCTTACAAACAAGTTAAGGAGCGGATGAAAATGAAGATGAACAAAAAATTAATAATTATTCCAGCATTATTACTCGCGATTGGCGGTGGGGCGGTACTTGCACAAACCAATTATTTTGAAGCAGCTGGATCCAATCCCAAAGTAACGGCTAGTGAAGCAAAGGCAATCGCTTTAAAGGAAATTGATGGTGAAATGATTAGTCTAGAATATGATGGCGATGATTTCAAGCCACATTATGAAATTGATATTGTTAAGGATCAAGAAAAAATCGAGCTCCACATCGATGCCAATAGCGGGGCTGTGAAAGTGACAGAGCGTGAAG containing:
- a CDS encoding PepSY domain-containing protein, coding for MKMNKKLIIIPALLLAIGGGAVLAQTNYFEAAGSNPKVTASEAKAIALKEIDGEMISLEYDGDDFKPHYEIDIVKDQEKIELHIDANSGAVKVTEREVISQYVKSPNSTVLPTTTATISEQQAIDIALAKANGTLTEIELDDEDNTLVYKIEIRNGKIEYDFKIDAANGNIVEYKEDLED
- a CDS encoding PepSY domain-containing protein produces the protein MRLKPILLVAAILTLTLVVILAVKQLATPQQLTVAEMKKQIEQSYNAEVLTLVEKSEHFVASFKQNGSIFEVSIDDETGQLSELVLIQQNSAPPAENKPEQQASQPQPPTVLTKQQAIDIALKEVSGEIDSVDFENTSDGGYYFVEVEQEHQEITVQIHAITGKILSIQSDD
- a CDS encoding sensor histidine kinase; this encodes MKLNTKVNIVSIALTMIILISSFTGVYFLYEHFAITTEAEQLQTRALELTTAISALEQTEGIDTVLRAYIPTEGAIIVRDANDQPVTRLQTTAEKIDITLQKNELYTVKIIDGIPYIAMGTPMIWPDEQIVEAKFIQPLPTITENLNRLFIILLVMTLLALIPIYLASQLLVSLIVKPVTKLTTAMERNIQQSSFEQLAVNKRSKDEMMQMTATYNLLMAQLEELHDKQQQFIGNASHELKTPLTVIESYAKLLKRRGTENVAVTEEALQAIIQESANMKHLIEQMLTLAKSAETTKITVRSFELVPFLQAIAANVQTAYHREIHVKAPDAVITTDEAMLKQLLFIFIDNARKYSDDVIELLATIDEQLHIQIRDQGIGIPKQDLPHIFNRFYRVDKDRNRKTGGVGIGLSVAQELALHLQATIDVESELGQGTIIRLSLPLHGGHSHEA